CAACAACTTGCTACCGAGACCGGAACGTTGGTGACgtacaaaaaaaaacaccaaaatCAAACAAACAGAGTTGCCACCGCATGTTACGCAACACAAGCATGGCATGGGGAACGGCAGCCGGAGGTTGGAAACGTCGACGAGAACCGTGGCCTAACAGGAATGACAACGGTGTAGCTGCCTATTCCGGCTACTGCAGTAGTAGTCCCGCAGGTCCTTGTCTTTGCACAGGCACGTATCATAGCTCAGAAGACGGTCTTCGCAACCGCCCTCTCATCCATCGTAGCATCTTCCCCGCTGTCAGCCTCGTCAATGCCGGAAAATCACCCCCTGTCTGACTGCACCGCGCCTTTTGCACTCGAATGCACTCCCGGACAATTCCCTCAGCACTGTCTCACTTGAGTAACGTCGGCAAACGCAATCCTTAACAAGGTGCAATGTAACCGAGGAAGTTGGGAATAATAGTTGAGAATGTATCCGACTACGAGTGGAAGATCGTGTGCCGGTGAATGCCTTCTCGAAAACAACACAAGATCAAGCTATCAGACGACCACCACTGTATTTTTCTCCTGTCCTCGAAACCCGTTTCCCCACCTCATCGACAACACATTGCTAAATCATAAATAGCCGTATAACATTCAAGCCTCTCTTTATATATACCGTCTGCAAAGtctacttttttttctcgtcACCCTCATCGGCCATCTCTCCctcttttctctctcttcatCTCTTCCCCACACTCTTCATCCAGATGCTCAACCAGCCGAAAAAACCCCTGTGGCCGAAAGTCAGACACTTCTTGCGAGAACCGTTTGCCGAGTTCTGGGGCTGCGTCATTCTCATCGTTCTGGGAGACGGTTCTGTTGCCCAGGTCACTCTCTCCAACGGCGAGAAGGGAGACTACCAGTCCATTTCGTGGGGCTGGGGTCTGGGAGTAATGTTTGGCGTCTACGTCAGCGGAGGTATCTCTGGAGGCCATCTCAACCCCGCCGTCACGCTTGCTTCTTGCGTCTACAGAGGCTTCCCATGGAGAAAATTCCCCGGATACATGCTGGCCCAGACCCTAGGATGTATGGTAGGTGCTGCCATCATCTACGGAAACTACCGATCTGCAATCGATACGTTTGAGGGCTGCAAGGGCTGTCGAACTGTGTCTGGTCCCAAATCCACAGCCGGAGTATTCTGTACCTACCCTGCTCCCTTCATGACTCGAACTGGCCAGTTCTTTTCCGAAATTGTAGCCTCGGCTGTTCTGCAGTTTATCATTTTCGCTATTAACGACACCAAAAACATACCCGCTGGTCCTCTGGCTCCCCTGGtactcttcttcctcattTTCGCTATTGGAGCCTGTCTTGGATGGGAGACTGGATATGCCATTAACTTTGCACGAGACTTTGGTCCCCGACTTGTGACTGCCATGATCGGATACGGCAGCGAAGTCTGGAGCGCTGGAGGTTACTACTTTTGGGTCCCCATCGTTGCCCCCTTCATTGGGTGTCTGCTGGGCGGCTTTCTCTACGACTTTTTCATGTACACCGGGGACGAATCGCCCATCAACTGGCCCTGGATGGGATTCGACCGATTTCTCAACCCCCACAAGCGAATCGAACATGATATGGGAACTGTTCAGCAGAACGTGGAGGCTCCCATGCTTGTGGAAGCCCACCCCAACATGGGCTCAGTGCAGGAGAACCCTCTGTCGACGGGAACCGACGAACCCAAGGTCGATATGGACCCTGGCTTCTCGTCAGATAGCCAGACTGTGCATCTGGGCAGAAATATGCGAGCCGCTGACCATGAACATGTCGAGCAGGCTCACACGCCTGAGTCGGCCACTCCTCCCCAGCCTACAGGCGCCGCCCAGTTTCTGGAGTTCGAAAACCTCGACGACTCGGACAGTAGTTAGGGATATTTATTAGCATGCACATCAGCATGATTTACGACATATTTAATTGCATACAGACTTTTCATTGCTGCGAGTGTGACAGGCCTGAGAGTATCAGTTGGAGAGCGCACCCGCACCCCACGAACCAATCGCCAAGCACGTTATATAACAGAGACCCCGGTATTCCATAGCCGAAGATACTGTACGACATCAGCCTACGCCTTTACTATGTGGTTTGGTGACCTCATAGGTTTGGTGACCTCAtagatactgtagctcGACAGCGGCTTAACAGTGCGGAAACCTGTCTGAACTATCTTACTCTTGTTGCAATAGACAAGTTACAAGCAGGAGTTGTATATTCTCTCTGATAAGGGCTTGTTCATCAAAACAGTATATATTGACAGACTTTCGAAACTTCTCTTATTTCACAGGCCTCAGTATCAGgtagagtatgtactggtacttgtagattgtTCTGCCATTGCCGCACATGGTGGATATATTAGCTCAGACATGAAGATACGAGTTGAGTAATTTAATGAATAATATATCCGAGGTGTGAACAATGATGTCATGGTTGTCTCTAACCAtccaagtacatacggCACAGGCATAAAACAATATAAGCCTGTGGATTGTTAGGCAGCCTGTTATGGCTGTGAACGACTGCTATGGCGGCGCTGTACATGTATATGCGGTATGTACAGCAGagtcaagtacaagtaccgatAAAAATATTGGTATTTCCATGTTGATGAAGTccatgttgatgatgacCTGGAATCGAAAGACTTTTTTAGACACCTTGTGCCCAAAGACCGACATGCTGTGGTATTACATCCTGTCGTAAGCTGGAATCTTTCGTAACTTAATtatttgtactgtaattaCCAGGAGAACACCCTAATTATTGTCATACATGCTATATAGTGTGACAGTAGGCAACTCCCATGACGCTACACTAGCAGAGGCGCTGAGCGTAGTAATGAAATGCCTTTCGTGTAAACCAAGCTTTCATCTTCAAAGACTCGTGCACTCCTGATAGAGATAATCGATTTGTTCGCGCTTGGCAGCTTCGCACATCCATTTGCTCCGCTTGCATCTCTTACAGAAACTGCAACCAGAAGTAAATGTAGTAGTGCAGCTTGGAATGCGACTTGAGGTCAATCTTGTAGAAGTCGTACGAATCAGGGTGGTTCCAGTCCAGAGGCTGGAAGGTAGGATCCGACTCGATCATTCGCACGTACTTGTCGTTCAGATCAGCTGGCAGAAACTCCGACTGGTTGGGAAACTCGGGGACCTTGTGGTACAGGTACCAGGCGACAGCCACGTATCCACAGGGCTCCAAAAGGAAGACAGGGGTGGGCCACACACCGAGGGCCAGAATGAAACTCCAGAAGAACTCGTAGCCCCAGGTGATCACAAAGGCGGCCCACTGGGTGTAGATGAACACTCGCAAGTACTCAGTCTGGGGGAACCAGCCGGAGATGAAGTACACCTGGGACCACTTGATTTCGTTCAGCAGAAGCGAAATAAAGAGACGGAAGAAGAGAATGATGACCCAGTGGTAGGCAAACACCTTTTCGAGCCAGTTGAGACCGCAGGCAAGACACAGAATGATAGCCACAAACTTTTGGGGAGGCACTCCCATGGCATTGAGCTTAGCAGAGGAGATTTTGGGGGTGGTCCAGAAGGGTGCGATGGAGGTAGCAATCAGCAAgagcaggaagaagaagcccgaAATGGTCACGTTTCCGTCCTCCATGTCTTCGTCGGGGAGTCGACCGTCGTGCAGTCGGAAAAGAACCATGGAGTGGGACAGAGAAAAGTCCTTGATCCAACACATGGCCAAATTGATACCAATGGCCGGAAGAAGTGCCTTTCGAAGACGGTCATAGATAAGAGCAGCTTCGTATCGGTTGACTCCTCCATATCCTGCTGACGTGTCTTCATTCTGAATATCGTCAACAGCCGCCTGAATTGACGATTGAAGGCCTCCCAGAGCGGAatcattgttgttgttgctgctggaggtaGTGTTGGTAGTGGTGTCGTTAGTGTCTGTGTATGCgctggtgtttgtgtccttGCCGGCTCCTCGTCCCTCGACCACCAGCTCGTCGCTGCTTCGGGGAGACTCGTCCTCAATGGCAATCTGGTTGTCTTTTGCCATCTTGTGTCGTGTCCAAATGTGTCGTGTACGTGGTTGAAAGTACAAAGTGCAACCAAGCTAAGCTCGTGTGTTGGCGATACGAGTGGTGAACGTGCCGGAAGTTTATTAGGTGGCGCTGCGGTGTGAACAGGAATACAAGAGGTAACAAGACAGAGATGCAGGGTAAACAAGACCTATATATACCTGTGCgagtgacacaaaaacgactAATTCTAGCCAGTTACACAAAAACCTCGCTCAACACTCTGTAGCTCACACGTCCAAGcaactcttcttctccatatCATCTCCCTTGCAGTTCGCTAGTGGCGACGGTGCATGTGATGCAGGACAAgtgctcacgtgacgatTGGAAGGTGGTTGGATATATATCTCACACGAGGAAAATACATTGCaccagtcacgtgaactcCGAGTTCGTATTTATTGTAGTCCTCGTACGCATTCAAACTCGTCGTTTTACTCGAGAATCTACATGTGCTCATTGTACCCGTTCCGTTTCGGCGGCGGTTGCgatcaaccccaaccctaATGTTCCTATTTGGCAGTAATAGCCGTGATATCTCGATTGAGTAACCCTAGCCCTATCTACTCAATGTTTGGCAGACTCTATTCCCTGAGCTCTAAATAAGACAACTAGTCAAATCTTATATTTCAAAACGAGTAATTTCCTAACCCTTAGAGTTCCAATGTTACTATAGGAGAACTCATGAGACGAAATTTCGGACGTTTTTGTCAATATTCTGTTAATATTCAACCACTCAGCGACGTGTAAGATTATACATAATGTAGATATCCATAGATCGCTACTTTTTCTGATCATTTTGCGTCGCTTTTAGGCATTTAACCGCAAGCAAACATCAGCAGACCCCCTGCTATTGATCTTGCATCTTTCTGCGGAGTAGATTGAAAGATTTTTTAGATAATCACATGAATCTAATGTGTTGATGGGTTGAATGTGTTTTTACCAGAAGGAGGATTTGATGTGTTATTTGGACGGTGTCATGAGGGACTATTGTTGATTGTGGATGAAGTTTGGTTCGGTGAAGAAATTGATGGAGGAAAACCCCCCGTAGAAGTGGAGTGACATAGTCAGTCTGCCATCTCTTTCCCCTTTGCTCTGAACGTTTCCCCTCTTGGTTTAGCAGTGTTGCGAGAGTGTGCGGCACAAACTGCTGTGTTTTAGTAGCAGGCTTAGTCCTTATCGGATCGTCCTACTgtatctacttgtagctacatCCATCCACCggtatttatatattcAGCGGTTTCTATCGGTTGGAAACATTTTCCGAATGTGTCAAATAAAACGTGACTTCTGACCTCTCTAAATGCTCTTAGTCAGTTACTTTCTGTCCTTCAGATTGGATCATATCTGATGCGGTTGCATGGTGAGTCTTGGCAACCTTACTGGGTGGTCTTATATAGACCCAACGGTAAGACATGACATTGCACGATACTAGTACAGATATCCAACAATATGAAGTACACTGCTCTCGCTCTGGCTGCCACGGCCGCGGCTCTCCCGCTCaacctgcagcagctcacTCTTTCCCCCACCAACATGATCGACCAGGTGGTGGGTCTTCTccccaactccatcaaGCAGTCTGTGTCCGGCAAGAAGATCGGTGACACCTTTGACCAGTCCGGTATGCcccccaaggaggaggctgcaCGAGTAGCCCGAACTCTGGTTCACCGGGAGTCTCTCACCACTCTTGTGAccgtcaacaaggacaatgTTCCTGAAGGTTACGTTGAGTACTACGCCGATTGCGGCAAGGACGGAAACCCTGTGATGCTCAATGTCCATATTGGAACCGGATTCCGAAACATTGCCGCTGGCTCCGAGGCCACTCTTTCGGTCCGAGTCGGTGACCACCCCGTCACTGAGAACACCAACCCCTGGTACCCTGGAGGAATCGTCAAGTCCACCGCTGGCTCTCCTCGAGTCTCCCTTCGAGGCAAGTTCGAGGATATCGACAaagacgagattgaggccGTCGAGTCGTGCTTCCTGAAGCGACACCCCGACGCCAAGTGGTGGTTGCCCGGTAACAACGTCCACTCCACCCACTGGGTCAAGTTCAACGTCGACTCTTTGCACATGGTTGGTGGTTTTGGCGACCGAGCCTTCATTGGTGAGATCCCCGGTGACGTTTACCGAGAGGCCAAGCTGCTTGGCCACGGAGAGGGAGTCACCCTctctgaggaggagctcttTGCTGCCCACCACGGCGGTatgtccaaggaggagtttgtcAAGGTGCACGGTGATGTTAAGCACCACGACATGAAGGGCAAGCACCATAAGGGAGAGCACAAGGGCAAGCACCATAAGGGACAGCACAAGGGCAAGCACCACGGTGACATGAAGCTCACCCAGGAGCAGCTTGTCAAGGTCCATGCCGCTCTGTCTGACGACCCCGAGGCTTTCATCAAGGCCCACTCTGGTGATGTGTCTATCTCCGACGAGAAGGTCCACAAGGTTGACGCCAACCATGGCAAGGATCTGActgaggagcagctcaTGAAGATTCATGCTGCTCTGTCTGACGACCCTGAGGCCTTCAAGGTCCACCATAACCTTCTGTAGGTGGTGACTCAAGGATTGAATAACTAACGACTCCAACAGTCTGTAATGAATGATGATAACTCTTATGTGTGACAAGTCAGAGCAAAACAATGACTTGGAACTGTGgaaccagtacaagtagtgtatATCGTCGTGTATACTTCTAATTCATGATGTAAGAATGCGTAATGACTATAACACGTACGAGTAAGAGCTACAGATTCCTACATTtctacaagcacttgtAGTGCCAGTACACGATGAccctgtacaagtaaacTGACATCTGAGATTACTTTTTGTAAggtcgtacttgtatatataaatgTTCTTATAAAACTACGACCAATTACCAATTAACGGAAATaattgtacatacttgtacatacagtacataccatgGCGGTGAGAGGTATGGCGGAGAGTGGCTCTGTTGCTGCAGTATCCAACGGTATAGAGGTTCTCGTTTTACTGAACAGTTATACGAAAGCAAAAGGCACACATGGTTGGCTCCAGGTGCtcattttttcttctcgTATGATGGCAGACCGACTTGGCTGAGGGAGATTTTGAGAGAACAAACGCCACGGTTTACACGCCCGTGATCCACCACACAATATGAAGCTCGACATGGTCTCTACCTGTTTTCGagtgtgtgggtgtgttGAACTCGGAGAGTGTACGACACAAGCGATTATCATTTTGTCGAGTGCACTTAACAGGAATTTATACCCAAGTCCTCTGCTAGTTACCACCTGTTATCCCTACTGTCTTCTATGTCGCTGGTGAAGGTCTAAACGACATTTCTATCAcgagttttttttttgttgtttttttgttgttgtttttccaCCTCTCAACTAATCTGCATTGATGATGCTTGATATCTCAACTAATGTCAACTAATTGAATCAAGTTAAATATGGATGCTCTATAGTGACAGCTGAACTACAGATGATAACAGAATCGGGGATcaaacaccaaaaaaaaaaagagcgaccaatttttttctcgGTGCTTGTTTTTCAATGTCACTatactacgagtacatactgtagctacagaaTAGTATACGAaggttcttttttttctcatcGCGACGTCCGCCAAAGCATTTGTAACTAAGTCCGTCATGTCCGTCAGCGCTGCGGAATTAATGATAACAACATCATATTAGGCTTTAGGTAGATGGAATCGGTAGATATCACAATGATCATATGCTTTCCCTTTTCTCCGCTAGCAAAATACCATTTTTCTACAATTTTCATCCTCCGTCAAGTCCGTCTGCTTCTATCCAACTTCTAGAAGGTGGCGTTATGCATAATCTCGCTGCTCTTGTATATAAGCCGTGCGACACCCCCACAAATGATGATACACAAACACTACCATCATGCCTTCTCTCTCTGAAATCAAGCAATTCAACTCCACTCACACACCTTCTGTCAACAAGGCTGTGGGTGTCTTTTTCGGCGGAACTTCGGGAATTGGAAAAGAAACAGCCTACATGTTTGCGCAGAAGTTCGACAGACCCACTGTATTCATTGTGGGCCGAAGTGAAGAGGCTGGAAGCCAGATTGTGGCAGATCTGAACCGTCTCAATGCAAGGGCCACGTTCATAAAGTCCGATCTGTCCCAAATGAAGGAGGTGCTCCGAGTCTCGGAGATTGTTAAAAACGACACGTCCAAGATCAACCTGTTGTTTCTGTCCCAGGGTATTCTGAGCACCGCTGGACGAACAGAAACGGCCGAGGGAATTGACTTGAGAATGGCTCTTAACTACTACGGGCGGTGGCTGGCagtcaaggagctggcaCCTCTAGTTCAGAAGGCATACAACGACGGAGACAAGGACAATGCCCGAGTGGTGTCTGTACTAGCCCCTGGAAACGAGGGCCCCTACCAGGAAAATGATATCAGCTACGAAACAAGTTCTCTCTGGCCAATCAGAACAGGCACATCACGCAATTCACTTCTGCGGCAGTGTTGCGATTCTCCAGAATTTACCCTGATCTGTCCTTCATCCATGCCAATCCAGGCTATGTTGCTACCGGAATCACCCGAGAACTGCCCTGGTACGTGAGGTTCCCCTCTACTGTTCTTCTCAAGACTCCTTGGGCAATCACAGCTCAGGACTCGGGTCAGAAGTTCTTCTACATGGGAGCAGCCAGTCCTACATTTTCCCATGGCGCATTTCTGCTGAACTCCTCTGCAGATTCGGTCATGGAGAAGTCGGTTGCAAAGGGTACATTGACTGAAGAACACCAGGACAAAATTTGGACCCATTCCGAGGACGAGTTCAAGCTGGCCTTGCAGTGAACATAGAAGTTGGGAcggactacaagtagggtATCGTGGGGTTTTTGCACGTATAAGATGTTTACTAGTACGAGAATGTACATTACAAtacaatgtacttgtaccaatAGTGTGACACTCATAATAGCAAAATTACAGCCACACTCGATAATATACAGACATCATTCATTGCATGTGGTAACACACTCTCATCGCATTGCGTTTTTTTCAAGTGTCTACTTCTGTCGCTTGTAAATCTTGGCGAGGAAAGCGTTGagcacctccttcttgaagcCTCGGCTCTCGTCAACCTGCtcgatcttcttcttgatgtcgccaacaacctcctcctcgtagtCAAGGTAGTCCTGCTCAATCTTCATGTCATCATACAGTTTCTTGATGAcgagctccttggacttgtccTTGACGCCGTAGTTGTCCTCGAGGATCTGTCGCTGCTCGGGGGTGGCCTTCTGAAGGGCTTTGTTAACGAGCCAGGAGCACTTGTTGTCCTGGATGTCGGTGCCGATCTTACCAATGAACTCGGGGTCTCCAAAGTTGTCAAGGTAGTCGTCCTGGACCTGGAAGTACTCTCCGAGAGGGATCAGCACATCCATGGCCTGCTGCAGgtccttggggttggtAATGCCGGCCACGTACATGGCTAGAAC
This genomic interval from Yarrowia lipolytica chromosome 1E, complete sequence contains the following:
- a CDS encoding uncharacterized protein (Compare to YALI0E05709g, weakly similar to DEHA0B16577g Debaryomyces hansenii); the encoded protein is MKYTALALAATAAALPLNLQQLTLSPTNMIDQVVGLLPNSIKQSVSGKKIGDTFDQSGMPPKEEAARVARTLVHRESLTTLVTVNKDNVPEGYVEYYADCGKDGNPVMLNVHIGTGFRNIAAGSEATLSVRVGDHPVTENTNPWYPGGIVKSTAGSPRVSLRGKFEDIDKDEIEAVESCFLKRHPDAKWWLPGNNVHSTHWVKFNVDSLHMVGGFGDRAFIGEIPGDVYREAKLLGHGEGVTLSEEELFAAHHGGMSKEEFVKVHGDVKHHDMKGKHHKGEHKGKHHKGQHKGKHHGDMKLTQEQLVKVHAALSDDPEAFIKAHSGDVSISDEKVHKVDANHGKDLTEEQLMKIHAALSDDPEAFKVHHNLL
- a CDS encoding uncharacterized protein (Compare to YALI0E05731g, weakly similar to DEHA-IPF3451.1 Debaryomyces hansenii DEHA0C16368g putative oxydo-reductase), with translation MPSLSEIKQFNSTHTPSVNKAVGVFFGGTSGIGKETAYMFAQKFDRPTVFIVGRSEEAGSQIVADLNRLNARATFIKSDLSQMKEVLRVSEIVKNDTSKINLLFLSQGILSTAGRTETAEGIDLRMALNYYGRWLAVKELAPLVQKAYNDGDKDNARVVSVLAPGNEGPYQENDISYETSSLWPIRTGTSRNSLLRQCCDSPEFTLICPSSMPIQAMLLPESPENCPGT
- a CDS encoding uncharacterized protein (Compare to YALI0E05687g, no similarity) — encoded protein: MAKDNQIAIEDESPRSSDELVVEGRGAGKDTNTSAYTDTNDTTTNTTSSSNNNNDSALGGLQSSIQAAVDDIQNEDTSAGYGGVNRYEAALIYDRLRKALLPAIGINLAMCWIKDFSLSHSMVLFRLHDGRLPDEDMEDGNVTISGFFFLLLLIATSIAPFWTTPKISSAKLNAMGVPPQKFVAIILCLACGLNWLEKVFAYHWVIILFFRLFISLLLNEIKWSQVYFISGWFPQTEYLRVFIYTQWAAFVITWGYEFFWSFILALGVWPTPVFLLEPCGYVAVAWYLYHKVPEFPNQSEFLPADLNDKYVRMIESDPTFQPLDWNHPDSYDFYKIDLKSHSKLHYYIYFWLQFL
- a CDS encoding uncharacterized protein (Compare to YALI0E05665g, some similarities with uniprot|P43549 Saccharomyces cerevisiae YFL054c) encodes the protein MLNQPKKPLWPKVRHFLREPFAEFWGCVILIVLGDGSVAQVTLSNGEKGDYQSISWGWGLGVMFGVYVSGGISGGHLNPAVTLASCVYRGFPWRKFPGYMLAQTLGCMVGAAIIYGNYRSAIDTFEGCKGCRTVSGPKSTAGVFCTYPAPFMTRTGQFFSEIVASAVLQFIIFAINDTKNIPAGPLAPLVLFFLIFAIGACLGWETGYAINFARDFGPRLVTAMIGYGSEVWSAGGYYFWVPIVAPFIGCLLGGFLYDFFMYTGDESPINWPWMGFDRFLNPHKRIEHDMGTVQQNVEAPMLVEAHPNMGSVQENPLSTGTDEPKVDMDPGFSSDSQTVHLGRNMRAADHEHVEQAHTPESATPPQPTGAAQFLEFENLDDSDSS